From Denitrovibrio acetiphilus DSM 12809, the proteins below share one genomic window:
- a CDS encoding PAS domain-containing protein, whose amino-acid sequence MRGKFNKEDAIANLKSAISLLEKGGSRTEFSNILLHTMGEGVCDLHCITVNTVFLQTILDMLPVPVYYKDPMGVYVGCNEALAKLYHKNKKDIIGKTVFDIFTAEEAEMLTSSDTVLLNEKRNEMIEHRGKFSILGGNYHIVHKKVIMTPVGNISGILGIILDVTEQKETEECAWQGEAYYKSLFEHSPIPRIIFDSLNMIEDMNYAAVNFFRNGSEYIGRDITELFDSYSDFSKAMDSGGKSVKVFLMGVENEAIEVLASLTVISVSELPKYAVSFIRMDTML is encoded by the coding sequence ATGCGTGGTAAGTTTAATAAAGAAGATGCGATAGCTAATCTCAAGAGTGCTATTTCTCTGCTTGAAAAGGGGGGGAGCAGGACAGAGTTTAGTAATATTCTTCTCCACACAATGGGCGAAGGCGTTTGCGATCTTCACTGTATAACGGTGAATACAGTTTTTCTGCAGACTATTCTGGATATGCTTCCTGTTCCTGTTTATTACAAAGATCCTATGGGGGTCTATGTCGGCTGTAATGAAGCACTTGCAAAGCTCTATCATAAAAATAAGAAGGATATCATAGGTAAGACTGTTTTTGATATATTTACTGCTGAGGAGGCAGAGATGCTTACCTCAAGTGATACTGTTCTTTTAAATGAAAAACGGAATGAAATGATAGAGCACCGTGGTAAATTTTCGATTTTGGGAGGCAACTATCATATTGTTCATAAAAAAGTAATTATGACTCCTGTTGGGAATATCTCAGGGATTTTAGGTATTATCCTTGATGTAACCGAGCAGAAAGAAACTGAAGAGTGTGCTTGGCAGGGGGAGGCCTATTACAAATCGCTTTTTGAACACTCGCCTATACCAAGGATTATTTTTGACAGTCTCAATATGATTGAAGATATGAACTATGCTGCGGTGAATTTTTTCAGAAACGGATCTGAATATATCGGAAGAGACATTACAGAACTTTTTGATAGTTATAGTGACTTTTCGAAAGCGATGGACTCCGGCGGTAAGTCGGTAAAAGTTTTTTTAATGGGAGTGGAAAATGAAGCTATCGAGGTTCTTGCCAGCCTGACAGTTATAAGTGTTTCTGAGCTGCCGAAATACGCCGTCTCTTTTATACGTATGGATACAATGTTATGA